One Notolabrus celidotus isolate fNotCel1 chromosome 18, fNotCel1.pri, whole genome shotgun sequence DNA window includes the following coding sequences:
- the LOC117829803 gene encoding cytochrome c oxidase subunit 6B1, with protein MAEDIQAKLEKYRTAPFDARFPNQNQTRNCWSNYLDYHRCNKALDAKGVDTAPCDWYKRVYKSLCPMSWVQKWDDQREEGIFPGKI; from the exons ATGGCTGAGGACATTCAGGCCAAACTTGAGAAGTACCGCACGGCTCCCTTTGACGCCAGATTccccaaccagaaccagaccaggAACTGCTGGTCCAACTACCTGG ACTATCACAGGTGCAATAAAGCTCTAGACGCCAAAGGAGTGGACACTGCCCCCTGTGATTGGTACAAGAGGGTCTACAAATCACTCTGCCCCATGTCCTgg gTCCAGAAATGGGATGACCAAAGAGAAGAGGGGATCTTCCCAGGAAAAATCTGA